From the Polynucleobacter sp. MWH-UH35A genome, one window contains:
- a CDS encoding N-acetylmuramoyl-L-alanine amidase — MGLKNTNLSKRQTLKTSVKFLSFALLLTELDIAWGAKILGVRVWPSEDYTRVTLESDTPLPITQQILTNPDRLVVDVQGLELNPTLKDLVAKVKPNDPYISQVRVGQFQPGIVRLVFDLKEPIKPQLFTLDPVAEYNYRMVFDLYPTTPPDPLMALVRSSAKKESALEKSNEEVDLIAQFATKKEKELAKVPAAPVAQTIPDPKELPAPAKYKRLITIAIDPGHGGEDPGAIGAAGSREKNVVLAIAKRLKDKIEGEAYMRPFLTRDGDYFVPLHVRVQKARRVEADLFVSIHADAFIERNAKGASVFALSQMGASSTTARWMANKENASDLIGGINIKTQDRQVANLLLDMSTTAQIKDSLQVGNSILRQIGGFAPLHKPKVEQASFAVLKAPDIPSILVETAFISNPQEEVRLNDDGYQDRIADAILRGIKEYFSKNPPVARRVNS, encoded by the coding sequence ATGGGTCTTAAAAATACCAATCTCTCGAAAAGACAAACCCTCAAGACTTCAGTAAAGTTTTTGAGCTTTGCGCTTTTACTTACAGAGCTTGATATTGCTTGGGGCGCCAAGATTCTAGGTGTGCGCGTATGGCCTTCCGAGGACTACACCCGTGTCACCTTGGAATCTGATACACCACTACCGATTACACAGCAAATTTTGACCAATCCCGATCGTTTGGTAGTAGATGTGCAAGGATTGGAACTTAATCCCACACTCAAAGATTTAGTAGCCAAGGTAAAGCCGAACGACCCTTACATCTCACAAGTTCGCGTTGGGCAATTTCAACCAGGGATTGTGCGCTTGGTGTTTGACCTAAAAGAACCTATCAAGCCGCAACTCTTTACGCTTGATCCAGTTGCTGAGTACAACTACCGCATGGTATTTGATTTGTACCCCACTACTCCACCAGATCCTTTGATGGCCTTAGTAAGAAGCAGCGCTAAAAAAGAAAGTGCGCTTGAAAAATCCAATGAAGAAGTTGATCTGATTGCACAGTTCGCCACCAAGAAAGAAAAAGAACTAGCTAAAGTTCCTGCGGCACCAGTTGCACAAACTATTCCAGACCCCAAGGAATTGCCTGCGCCCGCCAAATACAAGCGCTTGATCACTATTGCTATTGATCCAGGTCATGGTGGCGAGGATCCCGGCGCTATTGGTGCAGCAGGCTCTAGAGAAAAGAATGTCGTGCTAGCAATTGCAAAGAGACTCAAAGACAAGATTGAAGGCGAGGCGTATATGCGCCCATTCTTAACGAGAGATGGCGATTACTTTGTGCCGCTGCATGTCCGAGTGCAAAAAGCACGTCGTGTTGAAGCTGATTTATTTGTATCAATTCATGCGGATGCCTTTATCGAGAGAAATGCTAAGGGGGCATCCGTCTTTGCACTCTCACAAATGGGTGCAAGTAGCACCACTGCACGCTGGATGGCCAACAAAGAAAATGCATCCGACCTGATTGGCGGTATCAATATCAAAACTCAAGATAGGCAGGTTGCTAACCTCCTATTAGACATGTCAACTACCGCCCAGATCAAAGACTCCTTACAGGTGGGAAATTCCATCTTGAGGCAAATTGGCGGATTTGCACCCCTACATAAGCCCAAGGTAGAGCAAGCCAGTTTTGCGGTTTTAAAAGCTCCGGATATCCCCTCTATCCTGGTAGAAACGGCTTTTATTAGCAACCCCCAGGAAGAGGTGCGGCTGAACGATGACGGCTACCAGGATCGTATTGCAGATGCGATTTTGAGGGGAATCAAGGAGTATTTTTCCAAAAACCCACCGGTTGCCAGACGGGTAAATTCATAA
- a CDS encoding tripartite tricarboxylate transporter substrate binding protein — protein MAAAQEWPAKPIKWIVPFPPGGAMDVIARALADSSSKSLGQTIFVENKPGAGGNIGAELVARSEADGYTMMITSIGMATNKFLYPKLAYDPVRDFAPVSLIAIVPNVLVTNATQPNVKTVAEVIANAKAQPGKLTYASAGNGTSIHLAGEVFTSLAKIDMQHIPYKGSGPAVTDLLGGQVNYMFDSITSAKPHIASGKLRAIGLTTAKRSKSLPGVPTIAESGLPGYDVTPWFAVFVPANTPKPVIKKLNSALIASMNTQAIKEKFESIGAEPIGSSPEEMAIYLNKEIERWGKVISANNIKAD, from the coding sequence ATGGCAGCCGCACAAGAGTGGCCAGCCAAACCAATAAAGTGGATTGTTCCATTTCCACCAGGTGGTGCAATGGATGTGATTGCTAGAGCGCTCGCTGATAGCTCTTCCAAATCCTTGGGGCAAACCATATTTGTTGAGAATAAACCTGGCGCAGGTGGCAATATTGGCGCTGAGCTGGTTGCCAGGTCTGAAGCTGATGGTTATACGATGATGATCACATCAATCGGAATGGCTACCAATAAATTTTTGTATCCCAAGTTAGCCTATGACCCAGTGAGAGATTTTGCTCCTGTCAGCTTAATTGCAATTGTGCCAAATGTATTGGTGACAAATGCCACCCAGCCGAATGTAAAAACGGTGGCAGAAGTGATTGCTAATGCAAAAGCGCAGCCAGGAAAGTTGACTTATGCCTCTGCAGGAAACGGTACCTCAATTCATTTGGCTGGGGAGGTCTTCACTTCTTTGGCAAAAATTGATATGCAGCATATACCCTATAAGGGTAGTGGGCCTGCAGTAACAGATTTACTTGGCGGACAGGTCAACTATATGTTTGACAGCATTACTTCTGCAAAGCCGCACATTGCTTCAGGAAAATTAAGAGCTATTGGCTTGACAACTGCAAAGCGGTCAAAATCACTTCCTGGTGTGCCGACTATTGCTGAATCAGGCTTGCCTGGATATGATGTGACGCCATGGTTTGCAGTGTTTGTACCAGCTAACACTCCAAAGCCTGTGATTAAGAAATTGAATTCAGCATTGATTGCCAGCATGAACACTCAAGCCATTAAAGAGAAGTTTGAAAGTATCGGCGCAGAACCGATAGGATCTTCGCCAGAAGAAATGGCAATTTACTTGAATAAAGAAATTGAGCGCTGGGGTAAGGTGATTTCAGCTAATAATATAAAGGCTGATTAA
- a CDS encoding aromatic acid/H+ symport family MFS transporter, which translates to MSQIDVHKLIDEARFGKFHWGLLFWCGLIIIFDGYDLVIYGVVLPKLMAEWQLTPMQAGTLGSYALFGMMFGAMFFGPLSDKIGRKKTIAMCVILFSFFTFINGFAENLTQFGICRFIAGLGIGGVMPNVVALMTEYSPKKIRSLLVTIMFSGYSVGGMLSAGVGIYLIPTYGWPAVFFVAIIPLLLLPVILYFLPESPGFLIKSNRNADAGKILQKIAPESTALNANDYVYPLGNASSSVPLVSLFKDGRIVSTLMFWTSFFMCLLMVYALGSWLPKLMNKAGYELGSSLMFLMVLNIGAIFGAVGGGWLADKFHPRKVLTIFFICAATSISLLGVKSPFIVLNLLVAIAGATTIGSQILLYAYVAQYYPLKIRSTGIGWASGVGRVGAILGPVLGGTLLSLSLPLEFNFYAFAIPGAIACIAISLAGRKGHDGV; encoded by the coding sequence ATGAGTCAAATTGATGTTCATAAGTTAATAGATGAGGCCAGGTTCGGTAAGTTTCATTGGGGTCTATTGTTTTGGTGTGGTCTGATTATTATTTTTGATGGTTACGATCTCGTCATTTACGGGGTAGTCTTGCCAAAACTCATGGCTGAATGGCAGCTAACGCCTATGCAGGCCGGAACCTTAGGTAGTTATGCTTTATTTGGCATGATGTTTGGCGCAATGTTCTTTGGACCGCTATCAGACAAGATCGGTAGAAAAAAGACGATTGCTATGTGTGTCATATTGTTTAGCTTCTTTACTTTTATCAATGGTTTCGCTGAAAACTTAACCCAATTTGGCATTTGCAGATTTATTGCTGGACTAGGTATTGGTGGTGTGATGCCGAACGTAGTTGCTTTAATGACAGAGTATTCACCCAAGAAAATTCGCAGTCTTTTGGTAACCATTATGTTTAGCGGCTATTCAGTGGGTGGTATGTTATCGGCAGGTGTAGGTATCTACTTAATTCCAACATATGGATGGCCTGCAGTATTTTTTGTGGCGATCATCCCTTTACTCTTGTTGCCAGTGATTTTGTATTTCTTACCAGAGTCACCTGGCTTTCTGATTAAGTCAAATCGCAATGCTGATGCAGGGAAAATTTTGCAAAAGATTGCTCCTGAAAGTACAGCATTAAATGCTAATGACTATGTATATCCACTCGGAAATGCCTCTAGCTCAGTGCCTTTGGTTTCCTTGTTTAAGGATGGCCGCATCGTCAGTACATTGATGTTTTGGACATCATTCTTTATGTGCTTGTTAATGGTTTATGCACTAGGTTCATGGTTGCCAAAGCTCATGAATAAGGCTGGCTACGAGTTAGGTTCAAGCCTGATGTTCTTGATGGTCTTAAATATTGGTGCTATTTTTGGTGCTGTTGGGGGCGGTTGGCTTGCGGATAAATTCCATCCGCGTAAAGTATTGACCATCTTCTTTATATGCGCAGCTACTTCTATTAGTTTGTTGGGGGTAAAGAGTCCATTTATTGTTCTGAATTTATTAGTGGCGATTGCAGGTGCCACAACGATTGGTTCTCAAATTTTGCTTTACGCCTATGTTGCTCAGTACTATCCTCTGAAAATACGTTCCACCGGTATTGGCTGGGCATCAGGAGTTGGTCGAGTAGGTGCAATTTTAGGTCCTGTGCTTGGTGGAACTTTATTAAGCTTAAGCTTGCCTTTGGAATTTAATTTCTATGCCTTTGCAATTCCAGGTGCGATTGCTTGTATAGCAATATCTCTAGCGGGCAGAAAGGGACATGATGGCGTTTAA
- the pcaD gene encoding 3-oxoadipate enol-lactonase — MSIAHINGIDVFYLTDGDPHKPAIIFSNSLGADHSMWDGQLENLRRDFYLIRYDTRGHGLSSAPKGPYSVAQLASDVLGLLDYLSIEKALFCGISMGGLIGQYLAIHAPQRIEALVISNTAPKIGAETAWLDRASLVRKEGMNTIAESAPSRWFTPEFYGSNRSGVNGLLINLKNTNPEGYAGCCEALAKEDLRDGISTVNIPVLIIAGDKDPVTTIEDAKAMQSQIKGSQIATLAASHISNIEAEAAFNQAIKQFFIKQVKQEMETSHESN, encoded by the coding sequence ATGAGCATTGCGCATATTAATGGGATTGATGTTTTTTACTTAACGGATGGCGATCCCCATAAACCAGCCATTATTTTTTCAAATTCCTTGGGTGCAGACCATTCAATGTGGGATGGGCAGCTTGAGAATTTGAGAAGAGATTTCTACTTAATTCGATATGACACCAGGGGGCATGGTTTATCCAGTGCGCCAAAAGGACCTTATTCAGTAGCGCAACTCGCTAGTGATGTTCTGGGTCTTCTCGATTACTTAAGCATTGAGAAAGCACTCTTTTGTGGAATTTCGATGGGTGGCCTCATTGGTCAGTACTTGGCAATTCATGCTCCACAGAGAATCGAGGCGCTGGTGATATCAAACACTGCTCCAAAAATTGGTGCAGAGACTGCATGGCTTGATCGTGCCAGCCTCGTAAGGAAAGAGGGCATGAACACGATTGCGGAATCGGCCCCTTCCAGATGGTTTACCCCAGAGTTTTATGGGTCTAACCGCAGCGGAGTGAATGGGTTACTCATTAATTTGAAGAATACGAATCCTGAAGGTTATGCAGGCTGCTGTGAGGCGCTAGCAAAAGAAGACTTAAGAGATGGAATTTCAACAGTCAATATCCCGGTTCTGATCATCGCCGGGGATAAAGACCCTGTGACGACGATTGAAGATGCAAAAGCGATGCAATCCCAAATTAAGGGTTCTCAAATTGCTACTTTGGCAGCATCTCATATATCCAACATTGAAGCTGAAGCTGCGTTCAATCAAGCAATAAAACAATTTTTTATAAAACAAGTTAAACAAGAGATGGAGACTAGTCATGAGTCAAATTGA
- the pcaF gene encoding 3-oxoadipyl-CoA thiolase has product MMKNNANAYICDAIRTPFGRYGGSLSTIRADDLAALPIQALMMRNIVDWSALDDVIYGCANQAGEDNRNVARMASLLARLPVEVPGSTVNRLCGSSLDAIGIAANAIKGGGNHLMIAGGVESMSRAPFVMGKADSAFSRSAKIEDTTIGWRFINPLMKAHYGVDSMPETAENVAEDFRISRVDQDLFAFTSQQRTAKAQAAGIFDDEIIPVNIPQKKGDPVVFSKDEHPRLTTIETLASLKSIVKQGGTVTAGNASGVNDGACALLLASDAGIKQHSLTPKARVIAVAAAGVPPRIMGFGPSPAVKKVLEKAGLKLSQMDVIELNEAFASQALAVTRDLGLPDNAPHVNPNGGAISLGHPLGASGGRLVTTAMYQLIRTKGKYALCTMCIGVGQGIALIIERV; this is encoded by the coding sequence ATGATGAAAAATAATGCAAACGCCTATATTTGTGACGCTATTAGAACGCCGTTTGGCAGATACGGTGGATCACTATCTACAATCAGGGCTGATGATTTAGCAGCTTTACCAATTCAGGCATTGATGATGCGCAATATCGTGGATTGGTCTGCTCTAGATGATGTGATTTATGGATGTGCAAACCAAGCTGGTGAAGACAACAGAAACGTCGCCAGAATGGCTTCATTGCTAGCCCGCTTACCGGTTGAAGTTCCGGGCTCAACTGTAAATAGATTATGTGGATCTAGTCTTGATGCCATTGGTATTGCCGCCAATGCTATTAAAGGTGGTGGCAATCACTTAATGATTGCTGGTGGCGTAGAGAGCATGTCGCGCGCGCCATTTGTCATGGGCAAGGCTGATTCAGCTTTTTCCCGTTCAGCCAAGATTGAAGACACAACCATCGGCTGGCGTTTCATTAATCCGCTGATGAAAGCACATTATGGCGTTGACTCCATGCCAGAGACAGCTGAAAACGTTGCTGAGGATTTCAGAATTTCTCGTGTTGATCAGGATTTATTCGCATTTACGAGTCAGCAACGCACCGCTAAAGCACAAGCAGCAGGAATCTTTGATGATGAAATTATTCCAGTCAACATTCCGCAGAAAAAAGGCGATCCAGTTGTATTTTCAAAAGACGAGCATCCACGCTTAACAACTATAGAAACCTTGGCTTCCTTAAAAAGTATTGTGAAGCAGGGTGGCACTGTCACTGCTGGTAATGCATCAGGCGTTAATGATGGTGCTTGTGCGCTATTGCTTGCCTCGGATGCGGGAATTAAACAGCATTCATTGACTCCTAAAGCGCGCGTTATTGCGGTAGCCGCAGCTGGTGTACCCCCAAGAATCATGGGCTTTGGACCATCTCCCGCAGTGAAAAAAGTATTGGAAAAGGCGGGATTAAAGCTCAGCCAGATGGATGTCATTGAGTTAAACGAAGCTTTTGCATCGCAAGCGCTAGCGGTAACTCGTGATCTAGGTCTGCCTGACAACGCTCCGCATGTAAATCCAAACGGTGGCGCAATTTCTCTGGGCCATCCATTAGGCGCTTCAGGTGGGCGTTTAGTTACAACTGCAATGTACCAGCTCATTCGTACCAAAGGAAAATATGCCCTTTGCACGATGTGCATTGGAGTGGGACAGGGCATTGCATTAATTATTGAGAGAGTTTAG
- a CDS encoding 3-oxoacid CoA-transferase subunit B: MAYQRLTREQIVQRVAKDIPEGSYVNLGIGLPTKIANYLDADKEIFLQSENGVLGMGPAPAKGDEDSDLINAGKEFITLLKGGSFFHHGDSFTMMRGGHIDICVLGAFQVAQNGDLANWHTGSPDAIPAVGGAMDLAIGARNVFVTMEHVTKNGEAKIVEQCSYPLTGMNCVNRIYTDLAVIDVTPKGLVVTEMVPGLTLDELQKLTDAPLSMAQ; this comes from the coding sequence ATGGCATATCAACGTTTAACTAGAGAACAAATTGTTCAAAGAGTAGCAAAAGATATTCCTGAAGGATCTTATGTCAATTTAGGCATTGGCTTGCCGACCAAAATTGCTAATTACCTCGATGCTGATAAAGAAATCTTTTTGCAAAGTGAGAATGGTGTTTTGGGTATGGGTCCAGCGCCAGCTAAAGGTGATGAAGATTCAGATCTAATTAATGCCGGAAAAGAATTCATTACTTTATTAAAAGGCGGCTCATTTTTTCATCATGGCGATTCATTCACCATGATGCGTGGCGGCCATATTGATATTTGTGTTTTAGGGGCATTCCAAGTTGCTCAAAATGGCGATTTAGCCAATTGGCATACCGGTTCACCCGATGCTATTCCAGCAGTAGGTGGTGCGATGGACCTGGCTATTGGCGCCAGAAATGTTTTTGTCACCATGGAACATGTCACCAAAAATGGTGAAGCCAAGATTGTTGAGCAATGTTCGTACCCATTAACGGGTATGAATTGTGTCAATCGTATCTATACCGACCTTGCAGTGATTGATGTCACTCCAAAGGGCTTAGTCGTTACCGAGATGGTTCCTGGACTCACCCTAGATGAGTTGCAAAAACTTACCGATGCACCTTTATCAATGGCTCAATGA
- a CDS encoding 3-oxoacid CoA-transferase subunit A encodes MIDKTSASIFDAIKQIPDGATVMIGGFGTAGQPAELIDALIEHGAKDLTVVNNNAGNGDHGLAALLKAGQVKKIICSFPRQSDSYEFDKLYYAKKIELELVPQGNLAARIQAAGAGLGAIYTPTGYGTLLAENKESKIINGKGYVLEYPIQADFALIKAYKGDRWGNLTYRMSARNFGPIMATAAKCTIAQVNEVVPLGDIDPEHVITPGIFVKHVVAVKGK; translated from the coding sequence ATGATTGATAAAACATCAGCATCAATATTTGATGCAATTAAACAAATTCCAGATGGCGCAACAGTCATGATTGGTGGTTTTGGTACCGCCGGACAGCCTGCTGAACTCATCGATGCGCTCATTGAGCATGGCGCTAAAGACTTGACGGTAGTAAACAATAACGCCGGCAATGGTGATCATGGTTTAGCAGCGCTATTAAAGGCAGGGCAAGTAAAAAAGATCATTTGCTCCTTTCCAAGGCAATCGGATTCCTATGAATTTGATAAGTTGTACTACGCCAAAAAAATAGAATTGGAATTAGTTCCCCAGGGAAACCTGGCTGCTCGTATTCAGGCGGCAGGCGCTGGCCTAGGAGCTATCTATACGCCAACTGGCTATGGCACGCTTTTGGCTGAAAACAAAGAAAGCAAAATCATTAATGGCAAGGGATATGTACTTGAGTATCCGATTCAAGCAGATTTTGCGTTGATCAAGGCCTATAAAGGTGATCGCTGGGGGAACCTCACTTACCGCATGAGTGCTAGAAATTTCGGCCCGATTATGGCGACTGCCGCTAAATGCACTATCGCGCAAGTTAATGAAGTGGTGCCATTGGGAGATATCGATCCAGAGCACGTTATTACTCCAGGTATTTTTGTTAAGCACGTTGTTGCTGTGAAAGGGAAATAA
- a CDS encoding benzoate/H(+) symporter BenE family transporter: MKRSFFEDISLSAITAGFLVVLISYAGPMLIFFQAASLAQVSNEVLASWVWGVSIGGGLSGLYLSWKYKMPIITAWSAPGAALLVTLFPHMSVNEAISSYLTAAAIIFLIGVTGTFDKLIKHIPKGIAAGMMAGILFQFGINIFKSISTMPALALAMIGIYLVFKRLLPRFVILFVLIFGILLAYFIGDVNPNNFQLSIAHPVFITPVWSWESTFSFAIPLVLVSLTGQFLPGMAILKLANYHVPAKPIITFTSFMSVITGIFGGITTTTAAITATLCTGKEANEDPNKRYVAGIFSGIFFLIGGSLAGSIVLIFTSLPKELIALLAGLALLGAIISSLMSTLEEPDHREASAITFLATASGMSFLGLGSAFWGIVIGSIAYVVFDKDLLKLKSKQKND; the protein is encoded by the coding sequence ATGAAGCGCAGCTTCTTCGAAGATATTTCACTTTCGGCCATTACAGCTGGGTTTCTGGTTGTATTAATTTCCTATGCAGGGCCGATGTTGATTTTTTTTCAGGCCGCTTCCTTGGCGCAAGTATCAAATGAGGTGCTTGCTTCATGGGTATGGGGGGTTTCAATTGGCGGAGGTTTATCAGGTCTCTACCTGAGTTGGAAATACAAAATGCCGATTATTACGGCATGGTCTGCTCCAGGCGCAGCATTGCTGGTGACTTTATTTCCACATATGTCAGTAAATGAGGCAATTTCTTCTTATCTAACCGCAGCAGCAATTATTTTTCTGATTGGCGTTACCGGAACTTTTGACAAGCTCATAAAACATATTCCAAAAGGAATTGCTGCGGGAATGATGGCAGGAATTCTCTTCCAGTTTGGTATCAACATCTTTAAATCGATTTCAACCATGCCAGCTTTGGCATTAGCAATGATTGGAATCTACCTAGTCTTTAAGCGATTGCTGCCAAGATTTGTGATTTTATTTGTTTTGATATTTGGTATTTTGTTGGCTTATTTTATTGGCGACGTTAATCCAAATAACTTTCAGCTTTCGATCGCTCATCCTGTTTTTATTACGCCTGTATGGAGCTGGGAGTCGACATTTAGTTTTGCGATTCCTCTAGTGTTAGTGAGTTTGACTGGTCAATTTTTACCAGGCATGGCAATTCTGAAGCTGGCTAACTACCATGTCCCGGCAAAGCCAATAATTACTTTTACCAGTTTCATGTCGGTCATTACCGGCATCTTTGGTGGGATTACGACTACTACGGCTGCTATCACAGCAACACTGTGCACTGGCAAAGAGGCGAATGAAGACCCTAACAAGCGATATGTTGCCGGTATTTTTAGTGGAATTTTCTTTTTGATTGGAGGTTCTTTAGCCGGCTCAATCGTACTGATTTTTACCAGCCTGCCAAAAGAACTCATCGCCCTGCTAGCTGGATTAGCTTTGCTTGGCGCGATTATCTCCAGCCTCATGAGCACTCTTGAAGAGCCGGATCACAGAGAAGCCTCGGCTATTACCTTTTTAGCTACCGCATCTGGCATGAGCTTCTTAGGCCTGGGTTCTGCATTTTGGGGAATAGTTATTGGCTCAATTGCATACGTGGTTTTTGATAAAGATTTATTGAAATTAAAGAGTAAACAAAAGAATGATTGA
- a CDS encoding 1,6-dihydroxycyclohexa-2,4-diene-1-carboxylate dehydrogenase, with translation MAQALRFKNKVAIVTGSAQGIGEGVAIALAKEGAKIVLVDRSDLIDDVAKKLAKLKAKCLVVKADLETYSGAKEMVVAALKAFKKIDIIVNNVGGTIWAKPYEHYEEDQIEAEIRRSLFPTLWCCRAVLPTMIKQQHGVVVNISSIATRSIHRIPYAAAKGGVNAMTASLAFEHAKDGIRFNAVATGGTVAPPRKIPRNKNKLSKQEEIWYQGIIDQTIDSSLMHRYGSIDEQVRAILFLASDEASYITGTVLPVGGGDLG, from the coding sequence ATGGCTCAAGCGCTTCGATTCAAGAATAAAGTCGCCATTGTTACAGGCTCTGCGCAGGGCATTGGTGAGGGTGTTGCTATCGCTTTAGCGAAAGAGGGTGCCAAGATCGTTTTGGTAGATCGATCTGACTTAATTGATGATGTTGCCAAGAAGCTGGCCAAATTAAAAGCTAAATGCTTAGTAGTGAAGGCTGATCTAGAGACATACAGCGGTGCAAAGGAAATGGTTGTGGCTGCGCTCAAGGCTTTCAAGAAAATTGACATCATTGTGAATAATGTCGGCGGCACTATTTGGGCCAAGCCTTATGAGCATTACGAGGAGGATCAGATAGAGGCGGAAATTCGTCGCTCGCTTTTTCCTACTCTGTGGTGTTGCAGAGCGGTCTTGCCAACCATGATTAAGCAACAGCATGGGGTAGTAGTGAATATTTCCTCAATTGCTACCCGTAGCATTCATCGCATTCCCTATGCTGCTGCTAAAGGCGGCGTAAATGCAATGACTGCCAGTTTAGCTTTTGAACATGCTAAGGATGGCATTCGGTTCAATGCGGTTGCTACCGGGGGAACTGTAGCACCGCCGAGAAAAATTCCTCGCAATAAAAATAAGTTATCAAAGCAAGAAGAGATTTGGTATCAAGGCATCATTGACCAAACGATTGATTCTAGTTTGATGCATCGCTATGGTTCTATTGATGAGCAGGTGAGAGCGATCCTATTTTTAGCCTCTGATGAAGCTTCCTATATTACTGGCACGGTATTGCCAGTGGGTGGCGGGGATTTGGGCTAA
- the benC gene encoding benzoate 1,2-dioxygenase electron transfer component BenC — MSYNIALQFEDGVTRFISCNEGEKLSDAAYRQKVNIPLDCRDGACGTCRGLCESGDYDLPESSYIEDALTPEEAAQRKILACQMKPRSDCVVRIPASSAACKTGSSSFVGKMEKIEKLSDSTIRFSIALDDPSALTFLPGQYVNVQIPGTDLTRAYSFSSAPGSSIASFVVRNVPNGRMSQYLSETGKSGDAISFAGPNGSFYLREIKRPVLFLAGGTGIAPFLSMLESLSATGGAHPIKMVFGVTNDMDLVALDQLETMKSKLPDFEYRTVVASAESSHQRKGYVTEHIENDWLNQGDVDVYLCGPVAMVDAVRNWLNGVGVIPANFLFEKFSPSAVGA; from the coding sequence ATGAGCTATAACATCGCACTACAGTTTGAGGACGGGGTAACTCGTTTCATCTCCTGCAACGAAGGGGAAAAACTTTCTGATGCCGCATATCGTCAGAAGGTCAATATTCCGCTTGACTGTAGAGATGGCGCTTGTGGCACCTGCCGTGGTTTATGTGAATCTGGTGACTATGATTTGCCAGAGTCTAGTTATATCGAGGATGCCTTAACTCCAGAAGAGGCTGCTCAGCGTAAGATTTTGGCATGTCAAATGAAGCCAAGGTCAGATTGTGTAGTCAGGATTCCAGCCTCTTCGGCAGCCTGTAAAACCGGCTCTTCTTCATTTGTTGGCAAGATGGAAAAAATCGAGAAGCTATCTGATTCCACCATCAGATTTTCAATTGCTCTTGATGATCCAAGTGCACTCACTTTTTTACCTGGGCAATATGTCAATGTGCAAATTCCTGGTACTGATTTGACACGTGCGTATTCATTTAGCTCTGCTCCAGGGTCTTCAATTGCTTCATTTGTTGTGCGAAATGTACCCAATGGTCGCATGAGTCAGTATCTATCTGAGACTGGTAAGTCCGGCGACGCAATCTCTTTTGCCGGTCCAAATGGAAGTTTTTATCTTCGTGAAATCAAGCGACCCGTTTTGTTTTTGGCTGGCGGCACCGGGATCGCCCCATTCCTTTCCATGTTGGAGTCTTTGAGTGCCACGGGCGGTGCGCATCCAATCAAGATGGTATTTGGCGTGACTAATGACATGGATTTAGTAGCCCTTGATCAGCTCGAAACAATGAAGTCCAAGTTGCCAGATTTTGAGTATCGGACTGTCGTGGCTTCTGCTGAAAGTAGTCATCAGCGCAAGGGTTATGTAACTGAGCATATTGAAAATGATTGGCTAAACCAGGGAGATGTGGATGTTTATCTCTGCGGCCCAGTTGCTATGGTAGATGCTGTACGAAATTGGTTGAATGGTGTAGGCGTAATACCGGCAAATTTCTTGTTTGAGAAATTCTCTCCAAGCGCGGTAGGTGCGTAA
- the benB gene encoding benzoate 1,2-dioxygenase small subunit — translation MKTISILDINAFLYYESRLLDDEHWDEWLECYSPDAEFWMPSWDDNDELVTNPQEEISLIYYPNRQGLEDRVFRIKTERSSATMPDTRTCHNVTNVELEKRDGDLCTVRFNWHTLSHRYKTNYSYFGMSRYLIDFSGDKPKILNKYVVLKNDYISQVIDIYHI, via the coding sequence ATGAAAACTATTTCTATTTTAGATATCAATGCATTCTTGTATTACGAGAGTCGTTTACTTGACGATGAGCATTGGGATGAGTGGCTTGAGTGCTATAGCCCTGACGCTGAGTTCTGGATGCCATCCTGGGATGACAACGATGAGTTGGTAACAAATCCACAGGAAGAGATTTCCTTGATTTATTACCCCAATCGTCAAGGCCTTGAGGATCGTGTATTTCGTATTAAGACAGAGCGCTCAAGTGCGACTATGCCGGATACCAGAACTTGCCATAACGTCACTAATGTGGAATTAGAAAAACGTGATGGTGATCTATGCACAGTTCGCTTTAATTGGCATACCTTGAGTCATCGCTATAAAACGAATTACAGCTACTTTGGAATGTCGCGCTATCTGATTGATTTTTCAGGCGATAAACCAAAAATTCTTAACAAATATGTTGTTCTAAAGAACGATTACATCAGTCAGGTAATTGATATCTATCACATTTAA